In Pedobacter sp. W3I1, one DNA window encodes the following:
- a CDS encoding RagB/SusD family nutrient uptake outer membrane protein: MKKLKYTLFSFLAVALMFCSSCKKAFLDEKPYSNYTPITLNDSLGFEASLIGLYNHVSTIYSYSDQQGWPSVWQVGTDVANATTNQQGVEVPYYDYTQLTPTDGAAAYMWNRNYILINLSNVIIDGIENPSVSAISAKGKAAINAEAKFFRAYAYNTLATLYGRVPLIKNALTAPKTDFVRAPLNEVNDFIINDLQFAVANLPDIEAVKSNTKGKMYGRANKFMAMQLLAEVYLRAGKNDLAEQQALGIINSGKFSLNKARFGVKASLPGDYYSDLFVYGNQRRSQSNREVIWTLEQENPSSVVGGITNSPQQRRVWGTGYYAIQGMILADSLGGRGLSRLRLSNWFLYSLYKPGDIRNSQYNVKRRFYYNDPANAKFGQIIPYTGPDTLFKINPSITKWNQFDPNDTFGFAMIKDFILMRLGETYLLLAEAQFKQGKLSDAAASINELRKRAFADYPTRGQVQSSDINLNFILDERARELIGEENRRMTLMRTGTLVDRAINLNSNDAAKPLKGLTAKNLLLPIPLTEIQLNKDALLEQNPGY; the protein is encoded by the coding sequence ATGAAAAAATTAAAATATACACTATTTTCTTTTCTTGCCGTTGCATTAATGTTTTGTTCTTCCTGCAAAAAGGCATTCTTAGATGAAAAGCCATATTCAAATTATACACCGATTACGTTAAATGATTCGTTGGGTTTTGAAGCCTCTTTAATTGGTTTGTACAACCATGTAAGTACAATTTATTCGTACTCAGATCAGCAGGGTTGGCCAAGCGTTTGGCAGGTTGGTACCGATGTGGCAAATGCAACCACAAATCAGCAAGGTGTTGAAGTGCCTTATTACGATTATACACAGCTAACACCTACTGATGGGGCCGCCGCGTACATGTGGAACAGGAATTACATCCTTATTAATCTTTCTAATGTAATTATAGATGGTATAGAAAACCCATCAGTAAGTGCCATTAGTGCAAAGGGTAAAGCCGCAATAAATGCCGAAGCTAAATTTTTTAGAGCTTATGCTTACAATACACTGGCTACACTTTATGGCAGAGTCCCTTTAATTAAAAATGCCCTTACCGCACCCAAAACCGATTTTGTTAGGGCTCCTTTAAATGAGGTTAACGATTTTATTATAAACGATCTGCAGTTTGCAGTTGCAAATTTACCAGATATTGAAGCCGTTAAATCGAATACGAAAGGCAAAATGTATGGCCGGGCAAATAAATTTATGGCAATGCAGTTACTTGCTGAAGTATACCTTAGGGCTGGTAAAAATGATTTGGCTGAGCAGCAGGCATTAGGTATTATAAACAGTGGTAAATTTAGCCTAAACAAAGCCAGGTTCGGTGTTAAAGCAAGTCTGCCGGGAGATTATTACTCAGATTTATTCGTTTATGGTAATCAGCGCCGTTCTCAGAGTAATAGGGAGGTTATCTGGACATTGGAACAAGAAAACCCATCAAGTGTTGTAGGAGGGATTACCAATAGCCCTCAGCAAAGAAGAGTATGGGGAACCGGATATTATGCCATTCAGGGAATGATACTTGCTGATTCTTTAGGCGGCAGGGGTTTATCGAGGTTAAGATTAAGCAATTGGTTTTTATATAGCTTATACAAGCCTGGCGACATCCGCAACTCACAATACAATGTAAAGAGAAGATTTTATTATAATGATCCTGCAAATGCAAAATTTGGCCAGATTATTCCTTACACCGGACCTGATACTTTATTTAAAATTAACCCTTCTATTACGAAATGGAATCAATTCGATCCTAATGATACCTTTGGCTTTGCAATGATTAAGGATTTTATCCTGATGCGCCTTGGAGAGACCTATTTACTGCTTGCAGAAGCGCAATTCAAACAAGGAAAACTGAGTGATGCAGCAGCTTCGATAAATGAGTTAAGGAAGCGGGCATTTGCCGACTATCCTACCAGAGGACAGGTACAATCTTCTGATATTAACTTAAACTTTATACTGGATGAACGTGCCCGAGAACTTATTGGTGAAGAAAACAGAAGAATGACCTTAATGCGTACAGGTACTTTGGTTGATCGGGCTATTAATTTAAACAGTAATGATGCTGCGAAACCTTTAAAAGGTTTAACTGCAAAAAACTTATTATTACCTATTCCATTAACAGAAATTCAATTAAATAAAGATGCGCTCTTAGAGCAAAACCCAGGCTATTAA